The following is a genomic window from Desulfurococcaceae archaeon.
TGCTAGCGCTTCCCTGTACTCCCTAGATCTCCTCGTCTCTGCCAGTAGCTTTATTCTTTCGGGTAATTTAAACGCGACCCACTTCGGCTTGTAGCTAGTTCTTGCAAAGGCTACTCCAGGCCCCATTAAGTCAAGAGCATAAGACAGGAAGTCCCAGTTTTGGGTCTTAATAATCCTACCGAAGTAAATGTCCGCCCTACTCAGCGCCTCATAAGCTCTCCAGACCTCTACTAGGTCATCGTAGTATGTCGGTATGTGCTCGTTGATCCACGTCTTCACGTCGTCCGGTGCAAGGTCCGTTGACGTAATGACGCTCTTCGCGTGGAAAGTGTACTTCGCGGAAAATAGCTTCCTCAAGACCTCCCAAGGCGCGTAAGCCCTGTCTCTGTAGGTAGGCATCGCCTTTACGCGCTCAAGGGTGACCTTCCTGTCCAGTGCTGCGATTGCTTCCAGGTCGTTTATAGCGCTTCTCAAATCTCCTTCACATCTCTTGGCGAGCTCCTTTAATGCCTCCTGCTCGCAGTATAGCCCCTCGGCCGTACATATCCTCTTGAGGGCCGTTACGATGTGTGTTTCCCTAAGCCTATCCATCTGTATAGGCTCGGCGAGGTCTCTGAGCGGCCTTAAGTGTTCTTGGTAAGGGTTATTGGCTGTCATTATGATCGGGTTTCTCGTATTCTTTATAACCTCTACAAGTGCCTCGACACCACCGGCATCCGTCCTCGGGTCTAGCCCGTCGATCTCGTCTAATAGGAGTATGCGTCTTTTACCGCGTAAGCCAGTCGTCTGCGAAGCAATTTTGGCCAGCCTTTCAATGTCTTCTTTCCTCCTGCTATCACTGGCATTCATTTCGAAGAGCTCGTAACCACGAGTTTTCGCAACTGCCTCTACAAGGCTGGTCTTACCACAACCAGGAGGACCGTGAAGTAGTGCTGCCCTCTTTCCTGGTTTGCCCTGTTCCCATGACTCAAGCCATGAAATGAGCTTCTGTTTCGCTGCATCTTGGTTTACGACTTCGTCTACGTGCTTGGGCCGGTATTTTATGATCCACGGCAACCTCTCTGAGCTCAAAACGCTACACCTTGATCTTCCTACCTATAAGCGCTAACCTCGCCAGGAAGGCATTTAACTGTATTTCGTCATCAGCCCCCTCTACGAGCCTGAATTGCACCTCGCCCGCGTAGTCGGCTATCATTATCTTCAAGTCTTCGGGTATTTTTAGCTCTGGGCTGAACACCTCTTTGTGTACCTGCTTGACGATGTCAAGCCCGCTCAGGCCGTAAGTCACCATTAGGTCCCGTAACTTCTTTCTGGCCTCCGTGAAGTTCCCTGCGAGGGCTAGCTGTAGCATTTCTCTAACCTCGCGGGGATGGGCTAGCCCAACAACCTTGTAGATAGCTTCTTCCGTAACTTCTCCGAGGGCGGCCGCCGCCTGTAGCACATTTATTGCCTTCCTCATATCACCTTCTGATATGTCGTAGATGGTTTCAACCGCTTTTTCGCGACACTTGATTTTCTCGTTTTGGCATATGTACAGTAATCTCGACACGACATCTTCCCTCTTCAACGCTACGAACCTGAACACTGCGCACCTACTCTGAATGGGCTCGATGATCTTGCTCGGGTAGTTTGCAGTCAATATGAATCTCGTGTTAGCGGAGTAGAGCTCCATGAGCCTTCTCAGAGCTTGCTGGGCGTCAGCGGTCATGTTGTCTGCCTCGTCTAAGAGCACCATTTTAAAGGGGATTTCACCCACGACCTTGGACCTTGCAAACTCCTTAACCTTCGTCCTAATGACCTCGATCTTCCTCTCGTCCGAGGCGTTTAGTTCGAGCAGATACTGCCTGTAGTTATCGCCGTAGAGGTCGTGAGCCATTGCGTGCGCAACCGTGGTCTTACCAGTACCTGGAGGCCCCGCGAACAGCATGTGGGGGATGCTCTTCTCGGATACGAACTTTTTTAACCTTTCAACAACCTCTTTTTGATTGACGACCTCATCTAGTGTTCTAGGCCTGTACTTCTCAGCCCAGAGTAGCTCGCTCAGAGAAAACACCCCTTAAATCGGCTCCTTAAAACTATACATTTAATGAAGGGTAATAAAGGGGAGTAGAGTATTACGGGGAAGGGAGGATAGTGCTTTGAACGGCCTCGTAGAGCTCTTAGGATCACTCGTTGTAAACTACATTAACCGCGATTTCGAGGAAGAAGAGGTTAAAGTAGCCTACATGGGGCCGGCAACGAAAATTTTCGTGGAAGACGATTACATAGAACTGGTAAGAGGCTCCGAGTACACGTTACCGCGCTGGATCGTTCAAATACTCCAAGAAAGGAACAGGGCAAGGCCTGCAGAAGGCTTAATAGACGAGATCGCGGTTACCCGCCTGTACTTCAACGAAAGCAGAAGTAAAGGACAGTTAAAGTTCGAGAAGCTCGCGGGCTACTTTTACAGTAGAATAAAGCAACAATTAGGTACAATGATAAAGTCCTATAAGAACATCGAAGACCTGGATAAGGCCCAACAGGCATTTCAGTCTATTTCAAACCTGGCAACATCCACTAAAAACCTCTACAGGGTAAGACTTAGTAAAATACTCAGCCTTATTGGGACGGAGGTAGGTCCAGACCTGCTCGCTAACCTCAGTGAAGAAGAAAAACACCTCTACACAGTATTAAGGAGCGTGCTCGAGATCTTCAATGCAAGGGTATTCGAGGTGGAGAAACGTGCCTGATTCCACAACTGAGACTTTCGTGGACTACGTACAACAATTCAAAAACTT
Proteins encoded in this region:
- a CDS encoding replication factor C small subunit yields the protein MFSLSELLWAEKYRPRTLDEVVNQKEVVERLKKFVSEKSIPHMLFAGPPGTGKTTVAHAMAHDLYGDNYRQYLLELNASDERKIEVIRTKVKEFARSKVVGEIPFKMVLLDEADNMTADAQQALRRLMELYSANTRFILTANYPSKIIEPIQSRCAVFRFVALKREDVVSRLLYICQNEKIKCREKAVETIYDISEGDMRKAINVLQAAAALGEVTEEAIYKVVGLAHPREVREMLQLALAGNFTEARKKLRDLMVTYGLSGLDIVKQVHKEVFSPELKIPEDLKIMIADYAGEVQFRLVEGADDEIQLNAFLARLALIGRKIKV
- a CDS encoding replication factor C large subunit; this translates as MSSERLPWIIKYRPKHVDEVVNQDAAKQKLISWLESWEQGKPGKRAALLHGPPGCGKTSLVEAVAKTRGYELFEMNASDSRRKEDIERLAKIASQTTGLRGKRRILLLDEIDGLDPRTDAGGVEALVEVIKNTRNPIIMTANNPYQEHLRPLRDLAEPIQMDRLRETHIVTALKRICTAEGLYCEQEALKELAKRCEGDLRSAINDLEAIAALDRKVTLERVKAMPTYRDRAYAPWEVLRKLFSAKYTFHAKSVITSTDLAPDDVKTWINEHIPTYYDDLVEVWRAYEALSRADIYFGRIIKTQNWDFLSYALDLMGPGVAFARTSYKPKWVAFKLPERIKLLAETRRSREYREALATYLARRLLASRATVKNDIIPYLRVIFMHNPKYAGEIARAYGLPEELVSWLAGPKAREVLSYMKKRKG